The Streptomyces sp. DH-12 genome has a window encoding:
- a CDS encoding DNA topoisomerase IB, protein MRLRHSRPTDAGYRRLRHGRGFRYLDTRGEPLRDPGELARVRALVIPPAWTDVWICARANGHLQAVGTDAAGRRQYLYHPRFRAEQEAAKHEHVLDVAQALPALREAVEGHLADRGLTRSRVLATAVRLLDLGFFRIGSDRYAELNNSYGLTTLLREHSSCRAGAVRFSYTGKHGREIIQTVADPAVCRSLTALLRRRGGGDRLLAYWEGRAWHDVSNADVNAYLKELAGLEVTAKDFRTWHATVMAAVALAVSEPVARSETARRRAIARAAREVAGYLGNTPAVCRASYINPRVIELYEEGVTVAPALPHLGNEAAFGIPATQGAAERAVLSMLRTGTPPAPTGE, encoded by the coding sequence TTGCGTCTCCGCCACAGTCGTCCCACCGACGCCGGGTACCGCAGGCTGCGTCACGGGCGTGGCTTCCGCTACCTCGACACCCGGGGCGAGCCCCTGCGCGACCCCGGGGAGCTGGCCCGCGTCCGCGCGCTGGTCATCCCGCCGGCCTGGACGGACGTGTGGATCTGCGCCCGTGCCAACGGCCACCTCCAGGCCGTGGGCACCGACGCCGCCGGACGCCGGCAGTACCTCTACCACCCGCGGTTCCGCGCCGAGCAGGAGGCCGCCAAGCACGAGCACGTCCTCGACGTCGCCCAGGCGCTGCCCGCGCTGCGGGAGGCCGTCGAGGGACACCTCGCAGACCGGGGCCTGACCCGCTCCCGCGTCCTCGCCACCGCCGTCCGCCTGCTCGACCTCGGCTTCTTCCGCATCGGCAGCGACCGGTACGCCGAGCTCAACAACAGCTACGGCCTCACCACCCTGCTGCGGGAGCACTCCAGCTGCCGGGCGGGCGCGGTGCGGTTCAGCTACACCGGCAAGCACGGCAGGGAGATCATCCAGACCGTGGCCGACCCCGCCGTCTGCCGCAGCCTCACCGCGCTGCTGCGCCGCCGCGGCGGCGGCGACCGGCTCCTGGCGTACTGGGAGGGACGCGCCTGGCACGACGTGAGCAACGCCGACGTCAACGCGTACCTCAAGGAGCTGGCCGGTCTCGAGGTCACCGCCAAGGACTTCCGCACCTGGCACGCCACCGTCATGGCCGCCGTCGCCCTGGCCGTCTCGGAGCCGGTCGCCCGCAGCGAGACCGCCCGCCGCCGCGCCATCGCCCGCGCCGCGCGCGAAGTCGCCGGATACCTCGGCAACACCCCCGCCGTCTGCCGCGCCTCCTACATCAACCCGCGCGTGATCGAGCTGTACGAGGAGGGCGTCACCGTGGCGCCCGCCCTGCCGCACCTGGGGAACGAGGCCGCGTTCGGCATCCCCGCCACCCAGGGCGCCGCCGAGCGGGCCGTGCTGAGCATGCTGCGCACAGGGACCCCGCCCGCCCCGACGGGGGAGTGA
- a CDS encoding UbiA family prenyltransferase, whose product MPSSPSPPGYRAPVSHHPTGVLPRTPPRRLLALLRCCHPEPALAVTVFVTALAVAAGHGPAGAAAVGAAVLAGQLSVGWCNDAADARRDTVCGRTDKPVAEGRLSARAVAGAAWTALVLCVPLSLLGGPGAAAAHLTGVAAGWCYNLRLKHTVLSPLPYAVGFGALPVFVTLGLSRPAWPAWWAVTAGALLGVGAHLVNVLPDIEDDLATGVRGLPQRLGRTVCRWLAPLVMLAAVGVVVAGPPGAAGPGGLCLAVAAGAVAVAGTAPAAGRRSRWPFRAAMAVAGTAVTRLLWSGAELVGGGGA is encoded by the coding sequence ATGCCTTCCTCGCCGTCGCCGCCCGGCTACCGTGCACCCGTGTCCCACCACCCGACCGGGGTTCTTCCGCGTACGCCGCCGCGCCGTCTCCTGGCGTTGCTGCGCTGCTGCCATCCGGAGCCGGCGCTGGCCGTGACGGTGTTCGTGACCGCGCTGGCGGTGGCGGCGGGGCACGGTCCCGCGGGGGCGGCGGCGGTGGGCGCGGCGGTGCTGGCCGGTCAGCTGTCGGTGGGCTGGTGCAACGACGCGGCCGACGCGCGCCGCGACACGGTCTGCGGGCGGACGGACAAGCCCGTGGCGGAGGGGCGGCTGTCCGCGCGGGCGGTGGCGGGGGCGGCGTGGACGGCCCTGGTGCTGTGCGTGCCGCTGTCGCTGCTCGGCGGGCCGGGCGCGGCGGCGGCGCATCTGACGGGGGTGGCGGCGGGCTGGTGCTACAACCTGCGGCTGAAGCACACGGTGCTGTCGCCGCTGCCGTACGCCGTGGGGTTCGGTGCGCTCCCGGTCTTCGTCACGCTGGGGCTGTCGCGGCCCGCCTGGCCCGCGTGGTGGGCCGTGACGGCGGGGGCGCTGCTGGGAGTGGGGGCGCATCTGGTGAACGTGCTGCCGGACATCGAGGACGACCTGGCGACGGGCGTGCGGGGGCTGCCGCAGCGGCTGGGCCGTACGGTCTGCCGGTGGCTGGCCCCGCTGGTGATGCTGGCGGCCGTGGGCGTGGTCGTCGCGGGGCCGCCCGGCGCGGCGGGTCCGGGCGGGCTGTGCCTGGCCGTCGCGGCGGGCGCGGTGGCCGTGGCGGGTACGGCGCCGGCGGCGGGGCGGCGCAGCCGGTGGCCGTTCCGGGCGGCGATGGCGGTGGCGGGGACGGCGGTGACGCGGCTGCTGTGGTCCGGGGCGGAGCTGGTCGGAGGCGGGGGCGCGTAG
- a CDS encoding 3-oxoacyl-[acyl-carrier-protein] synthase III C-terminal domain-containing protein, with protein MRVPLIADPAPAAPPPPDAAAATTAVAAVHTALPPHHYPQDRLTEPIGDLCLAPGADRAVLRRLHASAGVRTRHLALPIERYAALRDFRESNEAWLTAGLDLAERALTTALAQAGLAPADVDLLVCASITGVAAPSLDARLAGRVGLRPDVKRLPVFGLGCVAGAAGLARVHDYLRGHPGGTAVLLTVELCSLTLQKGDDSRANLVAGALFGDGAAALVARATATGRAGPEPAAGPTVLATRSHLYPGTEHLLGWDVGADGFRVVIDPAVPALVRRDLGAQVRGFLAGHGLGIADIGAWVCHPGGPKVLEAVADALALPDDALAPSRRSLAAVGNLSSASVLHILQGLTEAHRPAPGTWGLLMAMGPGFCSELVLLRW; from the coding sequence ATGCGTGTCCCTCTCATCGCCGACCCGGCGCCCGCCGCCCCTCCGCCTCCGGACGCCGCCGCGGCGACCACCGCCGTCGCCGCCGTGCACACCGCGCTGCCGCCCCACCACTATCCCCAGGACCGGCTCACCGAGCCCATCGGCGACCTGTGCCTGGCCCCGGGAGCCGACCGCGCCGTGCTGCGCCGCCTGCACGCGTCCGCCGGTGTGCGCACCCGTCATCTCGCCCTGCCCATCGAGCGGTACGCGGCGCTCCGCGACTTCCGCGAGAGCAACGAGGCATGGCTGACGGCGGGCCTCGACCTGGCCGAACGGGCGCTCACCACCGCGCTGGCCCAGGCCGGGCTCGCCCCGGCCGACGTCGACCTGCTGGTGTGCGCCTCCATCACCGGCGTCGCCGCCCCGTCCCTCGACGCCCGGCTGGCCGGACGGGTCGGCCTGCGGCCCGACGTCAAGCGGCTTCCGGTGTTCGGCCTGGGCTGCGTCGCGGGCGCCGCCGGCCTGGCCCGCGTCCACGACTACCTGCGCGGACACCCCGGCGGGACCGCCGTGCTGCTCACCGTCGAACTGTGCTCGCTGACCCTGCAGAAGGGCGACGACTCCCGCGCCAACCTGGTCGCCGGCGCCCTGTTCGGCGACGGAGCGGCGGCCCTCGTCGCCCGCGCCACCGCGACCGGCCGAGCGGGACCGGAACCGGCCGCCGGACCCACGGTCCTCGCCACCCGAAGCCACCTCTACCCGGGCACCGAGCACCTCCTCGGCTGGGACGTCGGCGCCGACGGCTTCCGCGTCGTCATCGACCCCGCCGTCCCCGCACTGGTCCGCCGCGACCTGGGCGCACAGGTCCGCGGCTTCCTCGCCGGACACGGCCTGGGCATCGCGGACATCGGCGCCTGGGTGTGCCATCCGGGCGGCCCCAAGGTGCTGGAGGCCGTGGCCGACGCGCTCGCCCTGCCCGACGACGCCCTCGCCCCGTCGCGGCGCTCGCTCGCCGCCGTCGGCAACCTGTCCTCCGCCTCGGTCCTGCACATCCTCCAGGGCCTCACGGAGGCCCACCGGCCCGCGCCGGGCACCTGGGGACTGCTGATGGCGATGGGCCCGGGCTTCTGCTCCGAACTCGTCCTGCTGCGCTGGTGA
- a CDS encoding isoprenylcysteine carboxylmethyltransferase family protein, which translates to MTWYTLLVLAVAVERLAELVTARRNAAWTRARAGVEHGRGHYPVMVVLHTGLLAGCLLEPLLAGRPFLPALGWPALALALLAQALRWWCVVTLGPYWNTRVIVVPGARLVGGGPYRFLRHPNYVAVVVEGAALPLVHSAWITATVFTLADAVLLTVRIRCENAALTRAVPA; encoded by the coding sequence ATGACCTGGTACACGCTGCTCGTCCTCGCCGTGGCCGTCGAACGCCTCGCCGAACTCGTCACGGCCCGCCGCAACGCGGCGTGGACCCGCGCACGGGCCGGTGTGGAGCACGGCCGCGGCCACTACCCCGTCATGGTCGTCCTGCACACCGGCCTGCTCGCGGGCTGCCTGCTCGAACCCCTCCTCGCCGGCCGCCCGTTCCTGCCCGCCCTCGGCTGGCCCGCGCTGGCGCTCGCCCTGCTCGCCCAGGCCCTGCGCTGGTGGTGCGTCGTCACGCTGGGCCCGTACTGGAACACCCGGGTCATCGTCGTCCCCGGCGCCCGCCTCGTCGGCGGCGGTCCCTACCGCTTCCTCCGCCACCCCAACTACGTCGCCGTCGTCGTCGAGGGCGCCGCCCTGCCCCTGGTGCACTCGGCGTGGATCACGGCGACCGTGTTCACGCTGGCCGACGCGGTGCTGCTGACCGTGCGCATCCGCTGCGAGAACGCCGCCCTCACCCGCGCGGTGCCCGCGTGA
- a CDS encoding NAD(P)/FAD-dependent oxidoreductase, whose product MRRPDLLVVGGGPAGLATALHAARAGLDTVVAEPRPAPVDKACGEGLMPGAVRALTALGLHAPGHPLTGIRYVQGPCRVEAAFRRERGLGVRRTDLHTVLHRAVLDAGVPVLPLRVDGVRQDADGVTVPGAGLRARWLVAADGLHSPVRRSLGLDRPARTAPRYGLRRHYAVPPWSSRVEVHWGPDAEAYVTPLGPELVGVALLTAHRAPYDVQLAGFPELAARLPPHTAVTPVRGAGPLRRRSRTRVHGRVLFVGDAAGYVDALTGEGVCLALTGARALVANLRTGTPGRYDADWARVTRRYRVLTEALVRARQQPALAPHIVPVAARLPRLFAAAVQALG is encoded by the coding sequence GTGAGACGCCCCGACCTCCTCGTCGTCGGCGGCGGACCGGCGGGCCTCGCCACCGCCCTGCACGCCGCCCGCGCCGGCCTGGACACCGTCGTCGCGGAACCCCGCCCGGCCCCGGTCGACAAGGCGTGCGGCGAGGGCCTGATGCCCGGCGCCGTCCGCGCCCTCACCGCCCTCGGCCTGCACGCCCCCGGTCACCCCCTCACCGGCATCCGCTACGTGCAGGGGCCCTGCCGCGTCGAGGCCGCGTTCCGCCGGGAGCGGGGCCTCGGCGTCCGCCGCACCGACCTGCACACCGTCCTGCACCGGGCGGTCCTCGACGCGGGCGTGCCCGTCCTCCCGCTGCGCGTGGACGGCGTACGGCAGGACGCGGACGGCGTGACCGTCCCCGGGGCGGGACTGCGCGCCCGGTGGCTCGTCGCCGCCGACGGCCTCCACTCACCCGTGCGCCGCTCCCTCGGCCTGGACCGCCCGGCCCGGACCGCGCCCCGCTACGGACTGCGCCGGCACTACGCCGTGCCGCCCTGGTCGTCCCGCGTCGAGGTGCACTGGGGACCGGACGCCGAGGCCTACGTCACCCCGCTCGGCCCGGAACTGGTCGGCGTGGCCCTGCTGACCGCGCACCGGGCCCCCTACGACGTCCAGCTGGCCGGCTTCCCCGAGCTGGCCGCCCGCCTCCCGCCGCACACGGCCGTCACCCCGGTCCGCGGCGCCGGCCCCCTGCGCCGCCGCTCCCGCACCCGCGTGCACGGCAGGGTCCTGTTCGTCGGCGACGCCGCCGGATACGTCGACGCGCTGACCGGTGAGGGCGTCTGCCTCGCCCTCACCGGCGCCCGCGCCCTCGTCGCCAACCTCCGCACCGGCACGCCCGGCCGCTACGACGCCGACTGGGCCCGCGTCACCCGCCGCTACCGCGTCCTGACGGAAGCGCTGGTCAGGGCGCGCCAGCAGCCCGCGCTCGCCCCGCACATCGTCCCCGTGGCCGCGCGCCTGCCCCGGCTGTTCGCCGCGGCGGTCCAAGCCCTCGGGTGA
- a CDS encoding SpoIIE family protein phosphatase, with amino-acid sequence MDTALTELVRAAGASSALLYVLTPDRRALWLILVSGASREMVAPWSRVAVSDPIPVADAVREERLVWVNSQVEMARRYPRPAVVLPYDFALAAVPVASDKGIRGGLVLLWPSGHPPQLSRAEHDAVRAGSRRLGHLFEQAARRGEPLLSAGRPRILPPEPGRTPTAAEAWAGTALLDRLPGGYVALDLHGRITLVTPAAAELVGAAPDRLLGALPWEVLPWMDVPHVEDRYRAAVISRAPQEFRVLRPPGTWLSFELYPDPSGISVRIDRATDQQNADPVAETARGPGRATVLYHLMHLATTLTEAVGVQDVVDQTADQLLPALGAQAMVLMTAEDGRLRIVGHRGYSTELLARFDGVPLSRDIPGAAVLATGEPAFFPTFEQMAAAYPEVTHQDGRAAWAVLPLISSGHPIGSLLLSYDRPHGFPPSERAVLTSLAGLVGQALDRARLYDNKDRLAHRLQSALLPHSLPRVPGLRVAARYLPAARGLGVGGDFYDLIRLDENTAAATIGDVQGHNVDAAALMGQVRTAVHAHATVGAPPDHVLRGTNRLLTDLDPGLFTSCLYAHLDLGRGRACLATAGHPPPLVRHGDGRTELLSIPPGLLLGIDPTARYPSLEFALPHGCVLVLYTDGLVEAPGVDPDDATAALAGLVEQSDPCDLDAMADTLVRHAPTPGDDIALLLLSPDPDCG; translated from the coding sequence ATGGACACCGCGCTCACCGAACTCGTGCGGGCGGCCGGGGCCTCCAGCGCCCTGCTCTACGTCCTCACCCCCGACCGCCGTGCCCTCTGGCTGATCCTGGTGTCCGGCGCCTCGCGCGAGATGGTCGCGCCGTGGAGCAGAGTGGCGGTGAGCGACCCGATACCGGTGGCCGACGCGGTGCGCGAGGAGCGCCTGGTGTGGGTGAACAGCCAGGTGGAGATGGCGCGACGCTATCCGCGGCCGGCGGTGGTGCTCCCTTACGACTTCGCCCTGGCGGCCGTACCGGTCGCGTCGGACAAGGGAATCCGGGGAGGGCTGGTGCTGCTCTGGCCGAGCGGGCACCCGCCGCAGCTGAGCCGCGCCGAGCACGACGCCGTCCGCGCGGGCTCCCGTCGCCTCGGCCACCTCTTCGAGCAGGCCGCCCGGCGCGGCGAGCCGCTCCTCTCCGCCGGCCGGCCGCGCATCCTGCCGCCGGAGCCGGGGCGCACTCCGACGGCTGCCGAGGCATGGGCCGGCACGGCGCTCCTCGACCGGCTGCCGGGCGGGTACGTCGCCCTCGACCTGCACGGCCGGATCACCCTCGTCACCCCGGCCGCCGCCGAACTCGTCGGCGCCGCCCCGGACCGCCTGCTGGGCGCCCTGCCGTGGGAGGTCCTGCCGTGGATGGACGTCCCCCATGTCGAGGACCGCTACCGCGCGGCGGTGATCAGCCGGGCCCCGCAGGAGTTCCGGGTGCTGCGGCCTCCCGGCACCTGGCTGTCGTTCGAGCTGTACCCGGATCCCTCCGGCATCAGCGTGCGCATCGACCGCGCCACCGATCAGCAGAACGCGGATCCGGTCGCGGAGACGGCGCGGGGTCCCGGCCGGGCCACGGTGCTGTACCACCTGATGCACCTGGCGACCACGCTGACCGAGGCCGTCGGGGTGCAGGACGTGGTGGACCAGACCGCCGACCAGCTGCTGCCCGCCCTCGGCGCCCAGGCCATGGTGCTCATGACGGCCGAGGACGGCCGGCTGAGGATAGTGGGCCATCGCGGTTACAGCACCGAGCTGCTCGCCCGGTTCGACGGCGTGCCGCTGAGCCGGGACATTCCGGGGGCGGCGGTCCTGGCCACCGGGGAGCCCGCCTTCTTCCCCACCTTCGAGCAGATGGCGGCCGCGTACCCGGAGGTGACGCACCAGGACGGCAGGGCCGCGTGGGCGGTCCTGCCGCTGATCTCCTCCGGCCACCCGATCGGCTCCCTGCTGCTCTCCTACGACCGGCCGCACGGCTTCCCGCCCAGCGAACGCGCCGTCCTCACCTCCCTGGCCGGTCTGGTCGGCCAGGCCCTCGACCGGGCCCGCCTCTACGACAACAAGGACCGCCTCGCCCACCGGCTCCAGTCGGCGCTGCTCCCCCACAGCCTGCCCCGCGTCCCCGGGCTGCGGGTCGCCGCCCGCTATCTGCCGGCCGCCCGCGGCCTGGGCGTCGGCGGCGACTTCTACGACCTGATCCGCCTCGACGAGAACACCGCGGCGGCCACCATCGGGGACGTGCAGGGGCACAACGTGGACGCGGCGGCGCTCATGGGGCAGGTCCGCACCGCCGTGCACGCCCACGCCACCGTCGGCGCGCCCCCGGACCACGTCCTGCGCGGCACCAACCGGCTCCTCACCGACCTGGACCCCGGGCTCTTCACCAGCTGTCTGTACGCGCACCTGGACCTCGGCCGCGGGCGGGCCTGCCTGGCCACCGCGGGGCATCCGCCGCCCCTGGTGCGGCACGGCGACGGGCGCACCGAGCTGCTGAGCATCCCGCCCGGTCTGCTCCTCGGCATCGACCCGACGGCCCGCTACCCGTCGCTGGAGTTCGCCCTGCCGCACGGTTGCGTGCTGGTGCTCTACACCGACGGGCTGGTCGAGGCGCCGGGGGTGGACCCCGACGACGCGACCGCCGCCCTCGCCGGTCTGGTGGAGCAGTCCGACCCCTGCGACCTGGACGCCATGGCCGACACGCTCGTCCGGCACGCCCCCACGCCCGGCGACGACATCGCCCTGCTGCTCCTCAGCCCCGATCCGGACTGCGGGTGA
- a CDS encoding alpha/beta hydrolase: MGDYADLPGVRTWYETEGSGDPLVLLHGGFCTNDTWGAQRPGLATAHRLYLPERRAHGHTPDVGGPLTYTDMADDTVAFLETVVGGPAHLVGWSDGAVVALLTALARPDLVRRTVLIGANFRPASEAFMAPGMLDAMTPDSAGLAFFRELYVAVSPDGPEHWPAVATRVIDMWRTQPTLDAGDLAGVRAPTLVMSGDDDLMTLEHTAALYRALPDARLAVVPGASHLVPLEKPAEVNRMVLDHLAGGGVETMMPVLRAGASGPSARGGAA; encoded by the coding sequence ATGGGCGACTACGCGGACCTTCCCGGGGTCAGGACCTGGTACGAGACCGAGGGTTCCGGCGACCCGCTGGTGCTGCTGCACGGCGGCTTCTGCACCAACGACACCTGGGGCGCGCAGCGGCCCGGCCTCGCCACGGCCCACCGCCTCTATCTGCCGGAGCGGCGGGCGCACGGCCACACCCCGGACGTCGGGGGCCCGCTGACGTACACCGACATGGCCGACGACACGGTGGCGTTCCTGGAGACCGTGGTGGGCGGTCCGGCGCACCTGGTCGGCTGGAGCGACGGCGCCGTCGTCGCGCTGCTGACCGCCCTGGCACGGCCGGACCTGGTGCGCAGGACGGTGCTGATCGGGGCGAACTTCCGCCCCGCGTCCGAGGCGTTCATGGCGCCCGGGATGCTGGATGCGATGACCCCGGACAGCGCCGGCCTGGCCTTCTTCCGCGAGCTGTACGTGGCCGTCAGCCCGGACGGGCCGGAGCACTGGCCGGCCGTGGCGACGCGGGTGATCGACATGTGGCGCACCCAGCCGACGCTCGACGCCGGGGACCTGGCCGGCGTGCGGGCGCCCACGCTCGTCATGAGCGGCGACGACGACCTGATGACCCTGGAGCACACCGCGGCCCTGTACCGCGCCCTGCCCGACGCCCGGCTGGCCGTCGTCCCCGGCGCGTCCCACCTGGTGCCGCTGGAGAAGCCCGCCGAGGTCAACCGGATGGTCCTGGACCACCTCGCGGGGGGCGGGGTCGAGACGATGATGCCGGTGCTGCGCGCCGGGGCCTCCGGGCCGTCCGCCCGAGGCGGCGCCGCCTGA
- a CDS encoding STAS domain-containing protein — MSVPDETFTVTPRPSATGPYVLEVAGELDHHTAPLLTEAVNEAPFGPCGVVLDLSGLTFCDSSGITVFVTAYRRSQDKGSRLSLAGVAPAQMRVMRMVGLDEVFTFHSGVAEAFRAARPSSP; from the coding sequence GTGTCCGTACCGGACGAGACGTTCACCGTGACCCCCCGCCCCAGCGCCACGGGCCCGTACGTCCTGGAGGTGGCCGGTGAGCTCGACCATCACACGGCCCCGCTGCTGACGGAAGCCGTCAACGAGGCGCCGTTCGGTCCGTGCGGCGTGGTGCTGGACCTGTCCGGGCTGACCTTCTGCGACTCGTCGGGGATCACCGTGTTCGTGACGGCTTACCGGCGGTCCCAGGACAAGGGGTCGCGGCTCAGCCTGGCCGGGGTCGCCCCCGCCCAGATGCGGGTGATGCGCATGGTGGGGCTGGACGAGGTGTTCACCTTCCACTCCGGCGTCGCCGAGGCGTTCCGCGCCGCCCGGCCGTCCTCGCCCTGA
- a CDS encoding SpoIIE family protein phosphatase has product MDTTAEGAEPGDENAGTVPGEAIGDTLALIGTGAYAVDGRGTIVAVNAVAERMLDRSAAELVGADAHDLLHRNARGESMPTSQCRMRPAFLAGRPAQDDDEWYEKGDGTLLPVAWSIVPCAAGAHDALVLVLFHPREAATGAHGRATAREGTLDELERLALLAETTTQLTSTLSVDEALRRLVSLVLPRLADWAVVDLISEHDEVWRTKVVHLEDGVPVSRRDLEGPMAPVPAESPMPLSRALRGVSSTIAGPETYERSPDSGIAVEQRRLFEATGMHSAAIAPIRGLREVLGALTLGRSEQAEAFTPADLTLLEDITRRAGLALDNARLYQRQRKVAETMQRYLLPQLPRVTGLEMTSRYLPAPDASHVGGDWYDAFTLGDGDTALVIGDVSGHDLEAAAGMAQLRNVLRSYAWSQNEPPGRVVERVDRAVLRITDVSMATLVLAVLGTDEEGRWTLRWTNAGHPPPLLVTHEGVAGYLTDGGGMLLGTGADRPRGDGSTVLPPGSTLVLYTDGLVESPTHSIDEGLERLRRHAAVLAHRTVEAFTDELLRRARPADNDDDVALLAVRVGTRPGHGGPA; this is encoded by the coding sequence ATGGACACGACGGCCGAAGGGGCAGAGCCCGGAGATGAGAACGCCGGAACGGTCCCCGGCGAGGCGATCGGCGACACGCTCGCCCTGATCGGCACCGGCGCCTACGCCGTGGACGGACGGGGGACGATCGTCGCCGTCAACGCCGTCGCCGAGCGGATGCTGGACCGGTCCGCCGCCGAACTCGTCGGCGCCGACGCGCACGACCTGCTGCACCGCAACGCCCGCGGCGAGTCCATGCCGACCTCGCAGTGCCGTATGCGGCCCGCCTTCCTCGCCGGCCGCCCGGCCCAGGACGACGACGAGTGGTACGAGAAGGGCGACGGCACGCTGCTCCCCGTCGCCTGGAGCATCGTCCCCTGTGCCGCCGGGGCCCACGACGCCCTGGTCCTCGTCCTGTTCCACCCCCGCGAGGCCGCCACCGGGGCGCACGGCCGTGCCACGGCCCGCGAAGGGACGCTCGACGAGCTGGAGCGGCTCGCCCTGCTGGCGGAGACGACCACCCAGCTGACGTCCACCCTCTCCGTCGACGAGGCGCTGCGCCGTCTTGTGTCACTGGTGCTGCCGCGCCTCGCGGACTGGGCGGTCGTCGACCTGATCAGCGAACACGACGAGGTGTGGCGCACCAAGGTGGTGCACCTCGAGGACGGCGTCCCGGTCTCCCGCCGTGATCTGGAGGGGCCGATGGCGCCCGTCCCCGCCGAGTCCCCGATGCCGCTGTCCCGGGCCCTGCGCGGCGTCTCCTCGACCATCGCCGGCCCCGAGACCTACGAGCGGTCCCCCGACTCGGGCATCGCCGTCGAGCAGCGCCGGCTGTTCGAGGCCACGGGCATGCACTCGGCGGCCATCGCCCCCATCCGCGGTCTGCGCGAGGTGCTCGGCGCCCTGACCCTCGGCCGGTCCGAACAGGCGGAGGCGTTCACCCCCGCCGACCTCACCCTGCTCGAGGACATCACCCGCCGCGCCGGACTGGCCCTGGACAACGCCCGCCTCTACCAGCGGCAGCGCAAGGTCGCCGAGACCATGCAGCGCTACCTGCTGCCCCAGCTGCCCCGCGTCACCGGCCTGGAGATGACCTCCCGCTACCTGCCCGCCCCGGACGCCTCCCACGTCGGCGGCGACTGGTACGACGCCTTCACCCTCGGGGACGGCGACACCGCGCTGGTCATCGGCGACGTCTCCGGGCACGACCTGGAAGCCGCCGCGGGGATGGCCCAGCTCCGCAACGTGCTGCGCTCCTACGCCTGGTCCCAGAACGAGCCGCCCGGCCGCGTCGTCGAGCGGGTGGACCGTGCCGTGCTGCGCATCACCGACGTCTCCATGGCCACCCTGGTGCTCGCCGTTCTGGGGACGGACGAGGAGGGGCGGTGGACCCTGCGCTGGACCAACGCCGGCCACCCGCCCCCGCTCCTGGTCACCCACGAGGGCGTGGCCGGCTACCTCACGGACGGCGGCGGCATGCTGCTGGGCACCGGCGCCGACCGTCCGCGCGGCGACGGATCGACGGTCCTGCCGCCGGGGTCCACCCTCGTCCTCTACACGGACGGGCTCGTCGAGTCCCCCACCCACTCCATCGACGAGGGGCTGGAGCGGCTGCGCCGGCACGCCGCCGTGCTCGCCCACCGCACGGTCGAGGCGTTCACCGACGAACTGCTGCGCAGGGCGCGCCCCGCCGACAACGACGACGACGTCGCCCTCCTCGCCGTGCGCGTCGGCACCCGCCCCGGACACGGCGGACCCGCCTGA